GACAGGCTTGGATTGAAACGGGATGTGGTACGTCTCGATTTGTTGCCCGGCGGCCGTCCTGAGTCGTGATCTGCGCATCGGCGTCCGCCTTGGCGGCCGGGGTCGACGACAGGGTCCGTGCCGAGAGTGCGAAGCACCACAAAGGTCATCCCGCGCACCGCACGGGAGGAGCCCTCGGGCACCTGGCCAGCCCGTATGGTGCGGTTGTGCCGAGCCACCCGCCCTCCGATCCAGACAACAAAGAACCCCCGGGTCTCTGACCTGGGGGTTTCGCATGGAGCGGGTGACGAGAATCGAACTCGCACTCTCAGCTTGGGAAGCTGATGTTCTACCACTAAACTACACCCGCGAAAGACGCCGACTGGACCGGTGTCCGAACGCTCAGTCACTCTACCGTACGCCAGGCCCCCGGCATCGAGCCGTGGGGCCTGTCCCCGTTTCCGGGGGATTCCGGGGGTGTTCCGGACGTGGACCGGACATGGACGGGACGCGGATCGGACGGGTTTTCGCGGTGCGACCCGGCTGTGAGGGGCTGGAGTTGGGGCGTACGGTGGGGGCGCGGAAGAGGGGCTGGGCGGGATCGGAGTGCCGTCTGGAGGGTCGCCCTTTTCGTCCCGTAATGTGGCTTTCCTCGTCGGTCTCGACAGTGACCGGCGACGGCTCTTGGGGAAGGGACTCTGAGGACTTGATCGAGCGCACCGTCGTCCGTTGTGCCGAAGGGCACGTGTTCAGCACCGCTTCGTTCCCGATGCAGCAGGCCGAGCGGCTCGGCCCCGGCCGGCTGGTCCGGTGTCCGCGCTGCGCGCGGCTCCGCAGTGTGGTGCCAGTGACGTTGGAGCAGCAGCAGCGGAGCACCAGCAGTAAGTAGTTGTAGGAGAAGAAGCAGTACAAGCAGTACAAGCAGTACAAGCGGTACCAGCAGTGGGCAGAAGCAGTGGGCAGAAGTAGAAGCAGGCGTGTGAAGTAGAAGCGGGAGCAGGCGCGGGCGCGCGGAACCGGCCGATGGTGTCGGGTTCGCGCGCCTTGCGTATCCTCGGGGCGTGCTTCTCTCAGACAAGGACATCCGCGCCGAGATCGACTCCGGGCGAGTACGGATCGATCCCTACGACGAATCCATGGTGCAGCCGTCGAGCGTCGACGTGCGCCTCGACCGCTTCTTCCGGGTGTTCGAGAACCACCGCTACCCCCACATCGACCCCTCGATCGAGCAGGCCGACCTCACACGTCTGGTCGAGCCCGAGGGCGACGAGCCGTTCATCCTGCACCCCGGGGAGTTCGTGCTCGCTTCCACGTACGAGGTCATCACGCTTCCGGACGACCTCGCCTCCCGCCTCGAAGGCAAGAGTTCGCTCGGGCGGCTCGGGCTCGTCACCCACTCCACCGCCGGATTCATCGACCCCGGCTTCTCCGGACACGTGACGCTCGAACTCTCCAACCTCGCGACGCTGCCCATCAAGCTCTGGCCGGGTATGAAGATCGGCCAGCTGTGCCTGTTCCAGCTGAGTTCGTCGGCCGAGTTCCCGTACGGCAGCGAGCGGTACGGCTCCCGGTACCAGGGGCAGCGCGGGCCCACCGCCTCCCGGTCCTTCCTCAACTTCCACCGGACGCAGGTATGACGGTCGTACGCGAGGAACTCTCCTACGAACAGTTCGGCGTCTCCGTCCGCGAGCTCGCGCAGACCATCGTCGACGACGGCTACGAACCCGACGTCGTGCTCAGCATCGCGCGTGGGGGTGTGTTCGTCGCGGGCGGGCTGGCGTATGCCCTCGGCTGCAAGAACATCCACCTTGTCAACGTCGAGTTCTATACCGGCGTCGGCACCACTCTTCCCATGCCCGTCATGCTCGCGCCGGTCCCCAACGCCATCGACTTCTCCGACAAGAAGGTCCTCATCACGGACGACGTCGCCGACACCGGCAAGACGCTCAAACTGGTGCGGGACTTCTGCCTGGACGCCGTGGCCGAGGTGCGTTCCGCGGTGATCTACGAGAAGACGCAGTCCCTCGTGAAGTGCGAATACGTGTGGAAGCGGACCGATGAGTGGATCAACTTCCCGTGGTCCGTCCTGCCGCCGGTGCGCAGGGCGGGGGAGCCGGTCACTCCGTCCAAGGACGCGCTCTGAGAGCTGACCGTTGAGGGCCGGGAGTCGAGAGCCGGGAGTTGAAGAACCGTGTCGGGCGGTCCTCGTGCGATGAGTGCGAGGGCCGCCCGACGTTTCTCCAGGCTCGCTAGCAGCCCTGTCCGTCCTTCGTCAGCACCCCCTGCTCCGTGCCGAGCGTGTGGTCGTAGCACAGGCCCGGGCCGCGCAGGCGGTAGCGCTCGGTGGTCGTCGCGACCGCGTGGCGCTGGTCGCGGGGCACGCCGAGGGTGAAGGTCGCGTCGCCGTCGTAGGTGTCGTCCAGGCGGACGCCGTCGATGCGGGCGTGGTCGCCGAAGGACATCAGCACGCGGAGGCGGTTGTCCGCGTCGATGGTGGAGCGGCCGTCCAGGTTGTACGTCCGGTCGGTGCGGGACGTCACCCCGCCCCGGCGGACCGTCTGGTCGTCCGTCCAGCGGCCCTGCTGGTTGTCCGTGGTCTCGTCCGGGGTCCAGGTGTGCGTGATGGCCGTGGTCAGGCGTCGGTCGACCGTCGTCGTCACCCGGCCGTGCGAGGTGTTCAGGTAGCCGCTCACCGTCAGGCGGCGCTTGCCACTCGTGTCCAGGGTGCGCGAGGAGCCGTCGGTGTACGTGTTCGTGACGGCCGGGTCGGTCGCCTTGTACGAGGTCAGGGCGCCCGTCACCACCGACTTGTGGGCGTCCTGCCAGACCAGGATGTTGGTCGGCGCGCTCCAGCCGGTCTGGCCCGCCGGGACGCCGGCCACGGTCACGTCGACCGAGTGTGCCCTGCCGTCGTTCAGAAGGGCGGCGAAGGGGGTGAGGTCGAACTCCAGGGGGCGTACGTCGAAAGCGGTGGGGGAGGGGATCACGCTCCACAGGTACGGGGACCAGCCGCCTGTCCAGATGTTGGGGTAGGGGGAGGCGATCCCGGCGAGCTTTCCGTCGATCGTGACCTGGACCTCGCGGTACGGGCCGTCGTCGCCGCCCTGGCAGGAGTAGGACGCCGACGGGGTGACCGCCGAGTACCAGAACTCCTCGCAGCCGCCGCCCGAGCCGGTCGCGTACACCTCGGCCAGGATGCGCTCGGAGTTGCGCGGGGTGGTGAGCTGCGCGGCCGTGGTGACGCTGTTGCCGTCGCTCAGCGGAATCACCTGGTCGGGGGCGGAGCCGCCGGTCCTGCCGGTCCGGGTTCCGGGCTCGGGGGCGTAGAACGTCAGGGTGACCTTGACGTCCAGGATGCCGGTGTAGGTGTCGTTGACAACGTTGCCGATGAGCATGTCCACGGACTGGGCTTTGCTCAGCGTCTTCTCGTACCGCGTGACGTCCTTCTCCACCGACCAGTCGATGCCGTCCTGCGACGGCTCGGGGGTCGAGGTGCGGAGCATCTGGACGCCGCCGATGTCGAGGTAGCCGAGGCGGTCGTACTGACGGCCGGCGACACTGCCGTCGAGGCGGAGCACCACCTTCGACCAGCGGCCCGGGGTGCCGCAGGCGGTGGGCGGGGTGTAGGTGCCGGTGTAAGGCGTGAAGTCCTTGAACTTCGCCTGGGCGACGGTCACTTCGCAGGACCTGGTGTGGGGGGTGGGGATGGGCGGAGCGGCCGTCACCGGGTCGTGGTAGTCGGTGCCGAACTCCGACGGGACGGTGGTGGCCGCTCCGGCGGCCGTCGTGAGGGCCGTCAGCGTGATGCCGAGGGCGGCGGAGACGAGGGTGATCGTCCGTCCCGCTCTTCTGGCGCTGTGGGGAATCGTCATGCGGCGCAGTGAACACCGATGGGTATGCGGTGGACTAGACCTCTTGGGTCTAATTTGACCAAGAGGTCGCAGAGAGCAATGGCGAGCGGGGGAGAGAAGAGAACTGGAACGGGAGGGCTCCGGC
The DNA window shown above is from Streptomyces sp. NBC_01451 and carries:
- a CDS encoding peptide-N4-asparagine amidase, whose translation is MTIPHSARRAGRTITLVSAALGITLTALTTAAGAATTVPSEFGTDYHDPVTAAPPIPTPHTRSCEVTVAQAKFKDFTPYTGTYTPPTACGTPGRWSKVVLRLDGSVAGRQYDRLGYLDIGGVQMLRTSTPEPSQDGIDWSVEKDVTRYEKTLSKAQSVDMLIGNVVNDTYTGILDVKVTLTFYAPEPGTRTGRTGGSAPDQVIPLSDGNSVTTAAQLTTPRNSERILAEVYATGSGGGCEEFWYSAVTPSASYSCQGGDDGPYREVQVTIDGKLAGIASPYPNIWTGGWSPYLWSVIPSPTAFDVRPLEFDLTPFAALLNDGRAHSVDVTVAGVPAGQTGWSAPTNILVWQDAHKSVVTGALTSYKATDPAVTNTYTDGSSRTLDTSGKRRLTVSGYLNTSHGRVTTTVDRRLTTAITHTWTPDETTDNQQGRWTDDQTVRRGGVTSRTDRTYNLDGRSTIDADNRLRVLMSFGDHARIDGVRLDDTYDGDATFTLGVPRDQRHAVATTTERYRLRGPGLCYDHTLGTEQGVLTKDGQGC
- a CDS encoding phosphoribosyltransferase, encoding MTVVREELSYEQFGVSVRELAQTIVDDGYEPDVVLSIARGGVFVAGGLAYALGCKNIHLVNVEFYTGVGTTLPMPVMLAPVPNAIDFSDKKVLITDDVADTGKTLKLVRDFCLDAVAEVRSAVIYEKTQSLVKCEYVWKRTDEWINFPWSVLPPVRRAGEPVTPSKDAL
- the dcd gene encoding dCTP deaminase, whose protein sequence is MLLSDKDIRAEIDSGRVRIDPYDESMVQPSSVDVRLDRFFRVFENHRYPHIDPSIEQADLTRLVEPEGDEPFILHPGEFVLASTYEVITLPDDLASRLEGKSSLGRLGLVTHSTAGFIDPGFSGHVTLELSNLATLPIKLWPGMKIGQLCLFQLSSSAEFPYGSERYGSRYQGQRGPTASRSFLNFHRTQV